The genomic region TCCCAGGCCAGCGTCGGCTGGCTCAGCCTCGTGGGCATGAGCCTGCGCAAGGTGAACCCCTCCATCATCGTGGACAGCCGCATCATGGCGGTCAAGGCGGGCCTGAACGTCACCACGAACGAGCTCGAGACCCACTATCTGGCCGGCGGCAACGTGGTCAAGGTGGTGCAGGCGCTCATCGCGGCGAACAAGGCCAACATTGACCTCTCCTTCCAGCAGGCCACGGCCATTGACCTTGCCGGGCGCGACGTGCTCGACGCGGTGCAGACCTCGGTCCGGCCCAAGGTGATTGACTGCCCCGACCCGACCAAGGGCGCGGCCACCGTCGCCGCCGTGGCCATGGACGGCATCCAGCTCAAGGCCAAGGCCCGCGTGACCGTGCGCACCAACATCAAGCGGCTGGTCGGCGGCGCCACCGAGGAGACCATCATCGCCCGCGTGGGCGAGGGCATCGTGACCACCATCGGCTCGTCCCCGTCCCACAAGAAGGTGCTCGAGAACCCGGACTCCATCTCCAAGACCGTGCTGGCCCGCGGCCTGGACGCGGGCACGGCCTTCGAGATTCTCTCCATTGACATCGCGGACGTGGACGTGGGCGAGAACATCGGCGCCGAGCTCCAAATCAAGCAGGCCGAGGCGGACAAGCAGATCGCCCAGGCCCGCGCCGAGGAGCGCCGCGCCATGGCCCGCGCCCGCGAGACGGAAATGATCGCCATGGTCCAGGAAATGCGCGCCCGCGTGGTCGAGGCCGAGGCCGAGGTGCCCAAGGCCATGGCCGAGGCCTTCCGGAGCGGGAATCTCGGCATCATGGACTACTACCGCATGAAGAACATCATGGCCGACACGGGCATGCGCGACTCAATCGCCAAGGGCGAGGCGCCCAAGGGCGCGGATGAGCAGTAGGCCGCACGGCAACAGCCCCGCGGGAGCATGACATGGAAAATCTGCTCGGACTGATTATCTTCCTGGTAATCGCCGGAATCAGCGTTGTCGGAAAGATGCGCGAAACCCGGAAACTGGAGGAGGAGCGCCGCGAACGCGAGAGCATGCCCCCCGTGGAGCTCCCCGAGGCGACCCGGCGGATGCTCTACGGCGACACCGGGGACATCCCCACGGCGCGGCCCCGCCAAACCGGGGAGGCCCCGCCTCCCCGGCCGGTGGTGGTGGCCAGGCCCGCCCCCGCCGAGCCGGTGCCCCGGCGGCTGGAAACCCCGCCGCCCGTCGTGCGCCCCATGCGGCAGGAACAGCCGCAGCGTCCGGCCGCGCCCCGTCCCCCCGTGTCCGTGCCCGCCCGGAAAATCCCGGTTCAAACCGTGCCGGCGGCCCGTCAGGCGGCGGCGCGCCGCGCCGAGCAGGAAAGTGCCCCGGACGAGGCCGCATGGGCGCGCATGCGCGCCGAGGAGCGCCGTCTGCGCCAGATGGCCGAGGCGAACAGGCAAAAGGCCGCCACGGTCGCCGCAACACGGCGGCAGTCGGCGCGTGTCTTCGGCGGCGCCGGCACGCTGCGGCGCGGCATCATCCTCCGAGAAGTGCTGGGGCCGCCCCTGGCATTGCGGGAAACCCAGGGCCGGAACGATTCCACGCCGCAATACTGGTAAACGAAAAAAGGCGTCTCGCGCGGGAAACTGCATTGTATGCTTTGTAGCATACTGTATTGGGTGTCTTTCTTTGTGTTCTCCCGTCATTTACCTCCCGGTTATTTCATGTCAATCCGCCTGATTTCCCCCTTTCCACAATAGACACATTTTGGCTGGATTATTCTGTGGCTTTGTGGCATACTGGGGTTGCGGATTCTGTGATTCAAGTGGAATCTGCGGGTTTCAAACCGGCGGGCAAGATCCGCCATGGGAGGTACTTTATGAGGAAACACGGCTTCACACTCATCGAACTGCTTGTCGTCATCGCCATTATCGGCATTCTTGCGGCCATCCTGCTGCCGGCGCTGGCCCGCGCGCGGGAGGCCGCGCGGCGGTCAAGCTGCCAGAACAACCTCAAACAGATTGGCCTCGTCCTGAAGATGTACGCGGGCGAGTCGAAGGGGCAGGCCTATCCAACGCTTAAGCACCGCGCCCAGGACAATAACATTGTGGGCGAGCCCTGCACCCGGCGGATTGGCGCTGATTTCATGTTCCAGGGGGACATGGTCTATCCGGAATACATGAGTGATTTCAAAATCCTGGTGTGCCCGTCGGACGAGGACGGCGCCTCGGCCCTGACGCGGGGACGCTGGAACATCGAGGAAAAACCCGAGAACCCCATTAATCCCTGCCGCTTTGACACACTCTCCTACGTCTATCTCAGTTGGGCGTTGCAGGACCTCTATGTCGGCACACTGGACCCCAACTCCACCGCGATTCCGACAAGCCTCACAGGAGCCATGACCGCCGGTTATCTGAACATTTTTCTGGGCCTGAAACTAAGCGAAATCCTCACCAAAGTGGACAACGGGGACTTTAGCGTCTTGGAGCAGGATGTCAAAATCGGAGCGCCGGACAACCGCACGGTGTACCGGCTTCGCGAGGGCATTGAGCGCTTCCTCATCACGGACATCAACAACCCGGGCGCGTCAAGCAAGGCCCAGAGCGAGATCTACATCTTCTGGGACATCACCAGCCGCGAGGCCTCCAACTTCAACCATGTCCCCGGCGGCTCCAACGTGCTGTACATGGACGGGCATTCGGAGTTTGTCAAGTTCCCCGGCCCGGCCAACAGCCCCGTGTCACGGGCGTTCGCCACGCTGGTCGGCTCTGACGGCGGCTTGGTCTCAGAATAACACGCCGGTATGAAATAGGTCTCTTCGGGCGGGGTCGCCTCGGCAACCCCGCCCGTTTCAGTTGTCTCCCCACGGAAGAGACCTTCGAATACCTTTACGCCCACGGAAAACCGGGAAAACCTCTTCCCGTCATACCCGTGAAAACGGGAATCCAGAGAGGCCGGAACGGACAAACCCATTGTCATTACTGGATTCCCGCGTTCGCGGGAATGACGGTGCTGGCGCGGGCTTGTCCTGACAAGACGCAAAGCGGCGCAGGCTTGACTCGTTAAAGGCCCTGGAATTGGACGGGGCCGGGGCGCCTCAAGTATGCTGGCGACAATCCGGCTGGAATGGTCTTAACCGACAGATGCCCTTTAACGGGAGGACTTGATGATGCTGTCCGTTTTTTTGATTTGCGCCATGCACTGGACCGTTTCCGCGGCAGATGCGGGAACAAACGCCCTGCCCGCGCTGGTGGCGGAGAACGCGGATTTCAAGGCGTATCTGGAGAAGAGCGGGGAGCCCACGCCGGATTTTGACGCCATGCCCAGCGAGGCGCCCATCCCGCCGGTGCTGCATCCGCTGGTGGACGGTGCGCGGAAAAACATTGACACGCCGGAAGCCTGGCGCGCCGAACGCGCCCGGCTCATGGGCCTCCTGTCGCATTGGATTATCGGGAGCGTTCCCCCCGCGCCGGACAATCTGAAAGTGACGGTGCTGTCGGAAGAGACGGAGGCGGACGGAACACGGGTGCGCGAGGTGGAACTGCGTTTCGGGCCGGAACACAAGGCGCATCTCTGGGCGCAGTTGTACATCCCGGCGGGTCCGGGGCCCTTCCCGGTCTTCATGACGCAGGACAACCACCGGGGCTGGGCCATGATCGCCCTGCGCCGGGGCTATCTTGCCTGTGTGTACGCCGGGGCGGACACGCGGGACGACACGGACTCGTTCATGGAGGCCTGGCCGGACCACGAATGGTCGCGCTTGTGCCGCCGTGGCTGGGCCGCGGGCCGGTGCCTGGACTACCTGGAGACGGTGCCCGAGGCGGATGCGCAAAAGGCCGTGCTTACGGGGCACTCGCGCAACGGCAAGTCCTCGCTCATGGGCTCGGCGCTGGACGAGCGCTTCGCGGCGGTCATATCCAGCAGTTCCGGCGTGGGGGGGAGCGTCGCGTCGCGCTACTGCGGCGAGCATCATTTCGCCGAGGGTATCGAGAACATCACCCGCGCCTTCATCGTCTGGTTCCATCCGCGCTGGCGCTTTTTCGCGGGACGCGAGCACAAGGCGCCGGTGGACCTGCATCATCTGGTGGCGATGAGCGCCCCGCGCCCGTGCCTCCTGAGCATCGCCCACAACGACGATGTGGAGCACGGTTGGGCCATGCAGAAGACCTGGCTGTCGGTGAAGCCCGCCTACGACCTGCTGGGCGCGCCGGACAACCTCGCCATCCTGTGGCGGCCCGGCAACCATGACACCTCGCCCGCGACCATCGAGCGCTACCTCGACTGGTCGGACTATCATCTGGGACGCGGCGGGCGCGACGTGAAGACGGAACTGCCCTACCCCTGGGACTGGGACGGCTGGCGGGCCGGCGCGGGAGACCTGCCGGAGATTCCGAAATGGACCCAGGATGCCGGTATGGACGCGCTTCACGCCGCCATGGGGGCGATGCTGGGCGAAGCCCCGCCGGTGGCAAAGGTGCCCAACATGACCTATGGCAAAAACCCCGACTACATCCAATTGCAAATGAGCCGTCTTGAACCCGGCGCAGGCCTGGAACGGGAAACGGTGGTTTTTGGCGAGTATGTGAACGGCGACATATACGCTCCGAAAGGGACGGCGGAATCCGGCAGGGCGGTACCCGCCATCCTCTGGATGCCGCCGCAGGGACTTCCCGAGGGCTACGGGGCGAGCTACCGCCGGGGCGAGCAGGTCTTCCGCACCATGGCCCGCGCAGGCTATGCCGTGTTCTGTTTCGACCCCGTGGGCACGGGACGCCGGTACCAGGAGGTGGACGGGTTCTATGAGCGCCACCCGAAGTGGTCCGTCATGGGGAAGATGCTGCGCGACGCCCGCGCGGCGCTGGACGCGATGGAGGCCGTCCCGTACATTGACCAGGACAGGATTTGGGTGGTGGGCTACGCCCAGGGGGCGCTCCTGGCGCTACACCTCGCCGCCCTGGACGGCCGGGTGGACGGCACGGCGCTGGTGGCGCCCGCCCTGCCATTCCGGCTGGACACGGACGAGATGGAGACGGGCGGCGTCAAGCGCTGGGCGCAGGAGAGCATGCTGCTGCCGCGCCTGGGCCTGTATGCGGGGAATGAGGCGGCGGCGCCCTATGACCTGGACGGGTTGTGCGCCGTGCTGGCGCCCAAACCGCTGGTCATGGTGCATCCCACTTTTGACCGTTTTGCCCCGGCGGCACCCTTCGCCCAATTCCGGGACAGCGTGGCGGCGGCCTATGAAAAAGCCGGCGCGGGAAAACAGTTTGCCGTGGCGGAGCCGCCGACTTACAATCATTTCGACGAGTCCACACAGCGGGTGCTGCTGGAGCAGATGGCCGCGCTGGGCGGCGCGAAACCGGTCCGCAGGACCGGGGGCAAAGGAAACTAGGCCATGCGGCGTGTTGCGGTGATTATGGCGGGCGGTTCCGGGGAGCGGTTCTGGCCCCTGTCGCGGATGCGGCGGCCCAAACAGCTCCTGCGGCTGGTGAATCCCGGCCGCTCCATGCTTCAGGACTCCCTGGACAAGGTGTCGCCCATAATCCCGGCGGCGGATGTTTATGTGCAGACCAGCGTGGGGCTCGTCGAGGCCATTTGCCGGGAAACCCCGGAACTGTCCCCGGAAAATGTGCTGGCGGAGCCCTGCCGCAGGAACACCGCCGGATGCCTGTGCTATGCGGCGGCGGCGCTGATGGCGCGGCACGGCGCCCCGGAGGAACTGGCCATGGCGGTGCTCACCGCCGACCACGCCATCCGTGACGGGGAGGGGTTCCTCCGCACCGTGGACGCGGCGCTGAAGACCGCCGAACAGGAGGACGCGCTGGTCACCATCGGAATCCCGCCGACCTACCCCTCCACGGGTTACGGCTACATCCACGCGGATGAGCCCGCAAACGGACTCCATGCGCTGAATGTGCTGTCTTTTGTCGAAAAACCGAACCTGCCCACAGCCGAAGAATACCTGCGGCGCGGCGGTTATTACTGGAACAGCGGCATGTTCTTCTGGCGTGTCAGCACCTTTCTGGACGAGTTCGACCAGGCAGCCCCGGAATTCTCGCAGGCCACCCGCGACATGGCCGACGCCATGCGCAGGGGAGACCAGGAGACCGTCACCTGCGTCTTTGCCGCGCTGCCCTCCAAGTCCATAGACTACGCCCTTCTGGAAAAGGCCCGGCGCGTCAAGATGGTGCCCGCCGCCTTTGACTGGGACGACATCGGCACCTGGCCCGCCCTGGACCGCATCCGCGCCGCCGATGAAAACGGCAACGTCACCCAGGGGGAGCCCCTGCTGATGGACTGCGCGGGCACCATCGTCTACAACGAGCCCGGCGCTGAAAAAATGGCCGTCTGCGTGGCGGGGGTCAGGGACCTGGTGGTGGTCGTCACCGGCGACGCCGTGCTGGTCATGCCCAAGGACCGCGCCGAAAAGCTCCGCGACGCCGTGGACGCGCTCAAACAGCGCGGCGGCGGGCAGGTGTGAACCGCGCCCCGACTCGCAATGACGGGATCAGCGCATCCGTTGCGTCCCATCCGTCCCATCAGTCGGATCAGTCAGATCAGCGCAACTGTTTCGCCATCATGGCGTCCAGATAGCGGGAGTTCATCATCTTCGCGGCAACGGCCCGTTTCACCGGCGGGAGCCCGAGGATGACGCCCAGCACCGCCGCCATGGCCTGATGGGTCATGCTGGCCTGATTGTCGAAGAGCAGGTATTGCAGTTTTCCCCGCTCGATGGCCATGAGAACCGCGCGGTGGACCGAGTTCCGGGGGGTGAGGACCCGTTTCGCGCGGGGCTTCAGACAGATGGCCTCCTTGGCGCAGGGGCGCACGCACACACTGCAGCCCAGGCAGACGCTCTCATCCACACGCGCCACTTTCCGGTTCCCGTTGTGCGGGTCGTTCGCGGAAACCAGCGTCATGGCCTCGACCGGGCAGACGGCTACGCATTTCCCGCAGCCGGAGCAGGTTTCCCGGTCCACCTGGGGCATGAAATTGGTCGTGTGCACGGGGTGCATGAACGAGAGGCGCCGCGCGGCGAGCATGGCCTCGCAGCAGCAGCCGCAGCAGTTGCAGATGAAACTCACGCCGCGCTGCTGGTTCTCGCCGAACTGCACCAGGTTGTGCCCCTGCGCCTGGTCCAGCAGGTCCATACACTCCGCGCTGTCCACACGCCGCACATGGCCGTGGCGGATGAGGGAGTCCGCGGCGGTGTTGAAGGCCATGCAGATGTCCATGGGCGCGTCGCAGTTCCGGCCCTGGTGCATCGCCTTGTGGCGGCAATAGCACATGGCGATGCCGATGTGCCGGGCCGTCTTGATCACCTCCGACGCCCGC from Candidatus Hydrogenedentota bacterium harbors:
- the floA gene encoding flotillin-like protein FloA (flotillin-like protein involved in membrane lipid rafts), producing the protein MGPFVAVIGFFAAIAVLVITVLFISYVRLWLRAWLSQASVGWLSLVGMSLRKVNPSIIVDSRIMAVKAGLNVTTNELETHYLAGGNVVKVVQALIAANKANIDLSFQQATAIDLAGRDVLDAVQTSVRPKVIDCPDPTKGAATVAAVAMDGIQLKAKARVTVRTNIKRLVGGATEETIIARVGEGIVTTIGSSPSHKKVLENPDSISKTVLARGLDAGTAFEILSIDIADVDVGENIGAELQIKQAEADKQIAQARAEERRAMARARETEMIAMVQEMRARVVEAEAEVPKAMAEAFRSGNLGIMDYYRMKNIMADTGMRDSIAKGEAPKGADEQ
- a CDS encoding DUF1559 domain-containing protein — protein: MRKHGFTLIELLVVIAIIGILAAILLPALARAREAARRSSCQNNLKQIGLVLKMYAGESKGQAYPTLKHRAQDNNIVGEPCTRRIGADFMFQGDMVYPEYMSDFKILVCPSDEDGASALTRGRWNIEEKPENPINPCRFDTLSYVYLSWALQDLYVGTLDPNSTAIPTSLTGAMTAGYLNIFLGLKLSEILTKVDNGDFSVLEQDVKIGAPDNRTVYRLREGIERFLITDINNPGASSKAQSEIYIFWDITSREASNFNHVPGGSNVLYMDGHSEFVKFPGPANSPVSRAFATLVGSDGGLVSE
- a CDS encoding alpha/beta hydrolase, which codes for MMLSVFLICAMHWTVSAADAGTNALPALVAENADFKAYLEKSGEPTPDFDAMPSEAPIPPVLHPLVDGARKNIDTPEAWRAERARLMGLLSHWIIGSVPPAPDNLKVTVLSEETEADGTRVREVELRFGPEHKAHLWAQLYIPAGPGPFPVFMTQDNHRGWAMIALRRGYLACVYAGADTRDDTDSFMEAWPDHEWSRLCRRGWAAGRCLDYLETVPEADAQKAVLTGHSRNGKSSLMGSALDERFAAVISSSSGVGGSVASRYCGEHHFAEGIENITRAFIVWFHPRWRFFAGREHKAPVDLHHLVAMSAPRPCLLSIAHNDDVEHGWAMQKTWLSVKPAYDLLGAPDNLAILWRPGNHDTSPATIERYLDWSDYHLGRGGRDVKTELPYPWDWDGWRAGAGDLPEIPKWTQDAGMDALHAAMGAMLGEAPPVAKVPNMTYGKNPDYIQLQMSRLEPGAGLERETVVFGEYVNGDIYAPKGTAESGRAVPAILWMPPQGLPEGYGASYRRGEQVFRTMARAGYAVFCFDPVGTGRRYQEVDGFYERHPKWSVMGKMLRDARAALDAMEAVPYIDQDRIWVVGYAQGALLALHLAALDGRVDGTALVAPALPFRLDTDEMETGGVKRWAQESMLLPRLGLYAGNEAAAPYDLDGLCAVLAPKPLVMVHPTFDRFAPAAPFAQFRDSVAAAYEKAGAGKQFAVAEPPTYNHFDESTQRVLLEQMAALGGAKPVRRTGGKGN
- a CDS encoding mannose-1-phosphate guanylyltransferase → MRRVAVIMAGGSGERFWPLSRMRRPKQLLRLVNPGRSMLQDSLDKVSPIIPAADVYVQTSVGLVEAICRETPELSPENVLAEPCRRNTAGCLCYAAAALMARHGAPEELAMAVLTADHAIRDGEGFLRTVDAALKTAEQEDALVTIGIPPTYPSTGYGYIHADEPANGLHALNVLSFVEKPNLPTAEEYLRRGGYYWNSGMFFWRVSTFLDEFDQAAPEFSQATRDMADAMRRGDQETVTCVFAALPSKSIDYALLEKARRVKMVPAAFDWDDIGTWPALDRIRAADENGNVTQGEPLLMDCAGTIVYNEPGAEKMAVCVAGVRDLVVVVTGDAVLVMPKDRAEKLRDAVDALKQRGGGQV
- a CDS encoding 4Fe-4S dicluster domain-containing protein, whose translation is MAHHTSVSAYQRLTERLNRFPQGAPPSELLYKILAMLFSEREAELVSMLPIKPFNAAKAAEVWKMPEDWAAGVLDELASRAMLLDYETPDGGRSYVLPPPMAGFFEFSMMRVREDLDQKALAELYHEYVTEGPEFGPALFGQGETQMGRAFVQEAALPDDDSLVVLDYERASEVIKTARHIGIAMCYCRHKAMHQGRNCDAPMDICMAFNTAADSLIRHGHVRRVDSAECMDLLDQAQGHNLVQFGENQQRGVSFICNCCGCCCEAMLAARRLSFMHPVHTTNFMPQVDRETCSGCGKCVAVCPVEAMTLVSANDPHNGNRKVARVDESVCLGCSVCVRPCAKEAICLKPRAKRVLTPRNSVHRAVLMAIERGKLQYLLFDNQASMTHQAMAAVLGVILGLPPVKRAVAAKMMNSRYLDAMMAKQLR